In Achromobacter spanius, the following proteins share a genomic window:
- a CDS encoding mannitol dehydrogenase family protein → MELVAADVARLTPAHLAALPLEVARPAYDRDALRVGIVHLGLGAFARAHLAAVNEAALHASGGADLAWGICGVSLRQADTRDALAPQAGLYTLALRSADANGREQQQATVIGCLLEMLVAPEDPQAVLARIAHADTRIVSVTVTEKGYCHDPASGRLNLQHPDIVHDLAQAQAPRSTIGSLVRGLQQRRAAGQGPITLMSLDNLPSNGHLLRGMVLAFARQVDPALATWIETLCTFPCSMVDRIVPRTTDQDRRDVARTLGLHDAWPVLGEPYLEWVVEDQFAAGRPDWASGGARFVAEAAPFETLKLRTVNGVHSALAYLSVMAGWATVDEAMAQPALKAYLAALMQDEIVPTLPPLPGLDLARYQQRLLQRFENPALKHQTRQIAMDGSQKLPQRLLDTVRARLAADLPIGKLALAVAAWLHFLRGVDEAGLRYDIQDPMAAELAQRYAQAELAAERGGPVPAAMLAWTETLTGLAAVFGDLGADPRFVRAVSQAAHALRSQGVGGALNGALA, encoded by the coding sequence ATGGAACTGGTAGCGGCCGATGTCGCGCGCCTGACGCCCGCGCATCTTGCCGCGTTGCCCTTGGAGGTGGCGCGGCCGGCATATGACCGCGACGCCTTGCGCGTGGGCATCGTGCATCTGGGCCTGGGCGCGTTCGCGCGCGCGCATCTGGCGGCGGTCAACGAAGCGGCGCTGCATGCGAGCGGGGGCGCGGACCTCGCCTGGGGCATTTGCGGCGTGTCCTTGCGGCAGGCCGACACGCGCGATGCGCTGGCGCCGCAAGCGGGCCTGTACACCTTGGCGCTGCGCAGCGCCGACGCGAACGGTCGCGAGCAACAGCAGGCAACGGTCATCGGCTGCCTGCTTGAAATGCTGGTTGCGCCGGAAGATCCGCAAGCCGTACTGGCGCGCATTGCGCACGCGGACACGCGCATCGTCAGCGTGACCGTGACGGAAAAAGGCTATTGCCACGACCCGGCCAGCGGCCGCTTGAACCTGCAACACCCCGACATCGTGCATGACCTGGCACAAGCGCAGGCGCCGCGCAGCACCATCGGCTCTCTGGTGCGCGGCTTGCAGCAACGGCGCGCGGCGGGGCAGGGCCCGATCACGCTGATGTCGCTGGACAACCTGCCCAGCAATGGGCATCTGCTGCGCGGCATGGTGCTGGCGTTTGCGCGGCAGGTGGACCCGGCGCTGGCGACGTGGATCGAAACGTTGTGCACGTTCCCGTGCTCAATGGTGGACCGCATCGTGCCGCGCACTACCGATCAGGACCGGCGCGACGTGGCGCGGACGCTGGGCCTGCACGATGCCTGGCCGGTGCTGGGCGAGCCCTATCTGGAATGGGTGGTGGAAGATCAGTTCGCGGCCGGCCGCCCGGACTGGGCCTCGGGCGGCGCGCGCTTCGTGGCCGAGGCCGCGCCGTTTGAAACCTTGAAGCTGCGCACCGTCAACGGCGTGCATTCGGCGCTGGCGTATTTGTCGGTGATGGCGGGCTGGGCAACGGTGGACGAAGCGATGGCGCAGCCCGCGTTGAAAGCCTATCTGGCGGCGCTGATGCAGGATGAAATCGTGCCGACATTGCCGCCCTTGCCAGGCCTGGACCTGGCGCGCTATCAGCAAAGGTTGTTGCAGCGTTTTGAGAACCCGGCGTTAAAGCACCAGACCAGACAGATTGCGATGGACGGTTCGCAGAAGCTGCCGCAGCGCCTGCTGGACACGGTGCGAGCACGGTTGGCGGCGGATTTGCCGATTGGCAAGCTGGCGCTGGCGGTGGCCGCGTGGCTGCATTTCCTGCGCGGCGTTGACGAGGCTGGGCTGCGCTACGACATCCAGGACCCCATGGCCGCCGAGCTAGCGCAACGCTACGCGCAAGCGGAACTTGCCGCTGAACGCGGCGGCCCGGTGCCGGCCGCCATGCTGGCCTGGACGGAAACGCTGACCGGGCTGGCTGCGGTGTTCGGCGACCTGGGTGCGGACCCGCGTTTTGTACGGGCGGTGTCGCAAGCGGCGCACGCGCTACGCAGCCAGGGAGTGGGCGGGGCGCTGAACGGTGCGCTGGCGTGA
- the mutY gene encoding A/G-specific adenine glycosylase — protein sequence MDFAPRIVAWQRQHGRHDLPWQNTRDPYRIWLSEIMLQQTQVATVIPYYERFLQRFPNVAALAAATQEDVMPYWAGLGYYARARNLHRCAVQIAENWNGSFPPSAEAIATLPGIGRSTAAAIAAFAYGERSPILDGNVKRVFTRHFGIAGDPAKREVETRLWTLADAQVEAAPGLDMAAYTQGLMDLGATLCTRGKPACERCPMAQTCVARREGRQAELPTPKVRKTIPERETGMLVLQYQGAFLLQQRPEPGIWGGLWSLPEFDVSGDPDAASRALGLEPEQRFELAAFAHTFTHYRLHIRPWLVPVRAASLRESTLPERWVPADKLASMALPAPVKKLLQGLVDAGMQDSLFSTTKA from the coding sequence ATGGACTTCGCCCCTCGAATCGTTGCCTGGCAACGCCAGCATGGCCGCCACGATCTGCCCTGGCAAAACACACGTGACCCGTATCGGATCTGGTTGTCCGAGATCATGCTGCAGCAAACGCAAGTGGCTACGGTGATTCCGTATTACGAGCGCTTCCTGCAACGCTTTCCGAACGTGGCCGCGCTTGCCGCCGCCACGCAGGAAGATGTGATGCCTTATTGGGCGGGGCTGGGCTACTACGCCCGCGCCCGCAACCTGCATCGCTGCGCCGTGCAGATCGCCGAAAACTGGAACGGAAGCTTTCCGCCTTCCGCCGAAGCCATCGCGACGCTGCCCGGCATCGGCCGGTCCACCGCCGCCGCCATTGCCGCCTTCGCCTATGGCGAGCGTTCACCCATTCTGGACGGCAACGTCAAGCGCGTGTTCACCCGCCACTTCGGCATCGCCGGCGACCCCGCCAAGCGCGAAGTCGAAACCCGGCTGTGGACACTGGCCGACGCACAGGTCGAGGCCGCGCCCGGCCTGGACATGGCCGCCTACACGCAAGGCCTGATGGACCTGGGCGCCACGCTATGCACGCGCGGCAAGCCCGCCTGTGAACGATGTCCCATGGCCCAGACCTGCGTCGCCCGCCGTGAAGGACGCCAGGCCGAACTGCCCACGCCCAAGGTACGCAAGACGATTCCCGAACGCGAAACGGGTATGTTGGTGCTGCAATACCAGGGTGCATTCCTGTTGCAGCAGCGGCCCGAACCGGGCATCTGGGGTGGGCTCTGGAGCCTGCCTGAATTCGACGTGTCGGGCGACCCCGATGCCGCTTCCCGCGCGCTGGGCCTGGAACCCGAACAACGCTTTGAACTGGCCGCCTTCGCGCACACGTTCACGCACTACCGCCTGCACATCCGCCCCTGGCTGGTGCCGGTGCGCGCGGCCAGCCTGCGCGAATCGACCTTACCCGAACGCTGGGTGCCAGCCGACAAGCTGGCGTCGATGGCACTGCCCGCGCCGGTCAAGAAGCTATTGCAGGGGCTGGTCGACGCGGGGATGCAAGACAGTTTGTTCTCCACGACCAAGGCCTGA
- a CDS encoding substrate-binding periplasmic protein, protein MLSRFPSRHRAARFFLTAAMLAGAGSAQAQTPPAPGESARVDAIRKAGVLRVGVVNNPPWLVQNTSGSGEPWMGSSWTLGKEFAQLLGVKVVPVQVSHETKVPALIANQMDIMIGPLNENAERAKIIDFVTFSSTSVCMFGLASNPKFTSATKVEDFNQPGITMAYFSGAGEEPLVREHFSKARLRGVTNSGSVAPIEEVLAGRSDVAPLNRMLWPNISKKVKGLAVFPKENDCQDSKIFEIKAGMGVAKNQPVYLDWLRKVEARLHPELAAEERRMTQTLK, encoded by the coding sequence ATGCTGTCCCGCTTCCCTTCGCGCCACCGCGCTGCCCGCTTCTTCCTGACCGCCGCGATGCTGGCGGGTGCGGGGTCCGCCCAGGCGCAGACCCCGCCCGCGCCCGGCGAAAGCGCCCGCGTGGACGCTATCCGCAAAGCGGGCGTGCTGCGCGTCGGCGTGGTCAACAACCCGCCGTGGCTGGTGCAGAACACCAGCGGATCTGGCGAGCCGTGGATGGGATCGTCGTGGACGCTGGGCAAGGAATTCGCGCAGTTGCTGGGCGTGAAGGTCGTGCCCGTGCAGGTCAGCCATGAAACCAAGGTCCCCGCGCTGATCGCCAACCAGATGGACATCATGATCGGGCCGCTGAACGAGAACGCCGAACGCGCCAAGATCATCGACTTCGTGACGTTCTCAAGCACCAGCGTGTGCATGTTCGGCCTGGCGTCCAACCCCAAGTTCACCAGCGCCACCAAGGTCGAGGATTTCAACCAGCCCGGCATCACGATGGCGTATTTCTCGGGCGCGGGCGAAGAGCCGCTGGTACGGGAACATTTTTCAAAGGCCCGCCTGCGCGGCGTGACCAATTCGGGTTCGGTCGCGCCCATTGAAGAAGTGTTGGCCGGCCGTTCCGATGTGGCGCCGCTGAACCGCATGCTGTGGCCCAACATCAGCAAGAAGGTGAAGGGCCTGGCCGTGTTCCCGAAGGAAAACGATTGCCAGGACAGCAAGATCTTCGAAATCAAGGCCGGCATGGGCGTGGCGAAGAATCAGCCCGTCTATCTGGACTGGCTGCGCAAGGTGGAAGCGCGCCTGCACCCCGAGCTGGCGGCCGAAGAACGCCGCATGACGCAAACCCTGAAGTGA
- the manD gene encoding D-mannonate dehydratase ManD, which translates to MKITNARVIVCSPGRNFVTLKIETDQGLTGIGDATLNGRELAVSAYLTEHVIPCLIGRDAHQIEDIWQYLYKGAYWRRGPVTMTAIAAVDTALWDLKAKAAGMPLYQLLGGKSRSGVMVYGHANGSDIEHTVDEVLRYADMGYRAIRAQSGVPGLDKVYGVGRGNLFYEPADADLPSEHDWSTEKYLRHTPQLFDRIRDKLGFEHHLLHDVHHRLTPIEAGRLGKSLEPYNLFWMEDATPAENQDAFRLIRQHTTTPLAVGEIFNSIWDCKDLVQNQLIDYIRTTVVHAGGITHLRRIADLASLYQVRTGCHGATDLSPVCMGAALHFDLWVPNFGIQEYMRHTEETDAVFPHAYTFDQGMLYPGDVPGHGVDINEALAAKYPYKRAYLPVNRLQQDGTLWNW; encoded by the coding sequence ATGAAAATTACGAATGCTCGCGTGATCGTTTGTTCGCCGGGACGCAATTTCGTCACCTTGAAAATTGAAACCGACCAGGGCCTGACCGGCATCGGCGACGCCACCTTGAACGGGCGCGAACTGGCGGTGTCGGCCTATCTGACTGAACACGTGATTCCCTGCCTGATCGGGCGCGACGCGCACCAGATCGAGGACATCTGGCAGTACCTGTACAAAGGCGCCTATTGGCGGCGCGGACCTGTCACCATGACGGCGATTGCCGCCGTGGACACCGCGCTGTGGGACCTGAAGGCCAAGGCGGCGGGCATGCCGCTATATCAGTTGCTGGGTGGCAAGAGCCGCAGCGGCGTCATGGTCTACGGGCACGCCAATGGCTCGGACATCGAGCACACCGTGGATGAAGTGCTGCGCTATGCCGACATGGGCTACCGCGCCATCCGCGCGCAAAGCGGCGTGCCGGGGCTGGACAAGGTTTATGGCGTGGGGCGCGGCAACCTGTTCTACGAACCCGCCGACGCCGACCTGCCCAGCGAACACGACTGGTCCACCGAAAAGTACCTGCGCCACACGCCGCAGCTATTCGACCGCATCCGCGACAAGCTGGGTTTCGAGCACCATCTGCTGCACGACGTGCATCACCGCCTGACGCCGATCGAAGCCGGGCGGCTGGGCAAGTCGCTGGAACCCTACAACCTGTTCTGGATGGAAGACGCCACGCCGGCCGAGAACCAGGATGCCTTCCGCCTGATCCGGCAGCACACCACCACGCCGCTGGCCGTGGGCGAGATCTTCAATTCCATCTGGGACTGCAAGGACCTGGTGCAGAACCAGTTGATCGACTACATCCGGACCACCGTGGTGCACGCGGGCGGCATCACGCACCTGCGCCGTATCGCGGACCTGGCCTCGCTGTATCAGGTGCGCACCGGCTGCCACGGCGCCACCGACCTGTCGCCCGTCTGCATGGGCGCTGCGCTGCACTTTGACCTGTGGGTGCCCAACTTCGGCATCCAGGAATACATGCGCCACACGGAAGAGACCGACGCCGTGTTCCCGCATGCCTACACGTTCGACCAAGGCATGCTGTACCCGGGCGATGTGCCGGGCCACGGCGTCGACATCAACGAAGCACTGGCCGCCAAGTACCCGTACAAGCGCGCCTACCTGCCGGTGAATCGCTTGCAGCAGGACGGCACGCTATGGAACTGGTAG
- a CDS encoding amino acid ABC transporter permease — MDLDFSPIVDNWRFFAGGLGITVALSTITAISSILLGLVIALLRLYGPRWLRVALVFYIDSMRAIPVLVVLVWIYFAFPLLAGVNFAPFWAALVALTLHIAAYSAEVIRAGIESVRPGQMRAGLALGMSRAQALRKIILPQATIRMLPAFGSVLTVAIKDTAIATVIAVPELMHKAETIAGQSYRPIEVFTAVIIAYFVILFPVTRGVDRLYQRYAHLGRS, encoded by the coding sequence ATGGATCTCGATTTTTCCCCCATCGTCGACAACTGGCGATTCTTTGCTGGCGGCCTGGGAATCACCGTCGCGCTCAGCACCATCACCGCGATATCCAGCATTCTGCTGGGCCTGGTGATTGCCCTGTTACGCCTGTATGGGCCGCGCTGGCTGCGCGTGGCGCTGGTGTTTTACATCGACAGCATGCGCGCCATACCCGTACTGGTGGTGCTGGTGTGGATCTACTTCGCGTTCCCCTTGCTGGCCGGCGTGAACTTCGCGCCGTTCTGGGCGGCGCTGGTGGCGCTGACGCTGCACATCGCGGCCTATTCGGCCGAGGTGATACGCGCCGGCATTGAATCGGTGCGGCCGGGGCAGATGCGCGCGGGGCTGGCGCTGGGCATGTCGCGCGCGCAGGCGCTGCGCAAGATCATTCTGCCGCAGGCCACTATTCGCATGTTGCCGGCCTTCGGGTCGGTGCTGACGGTGGCCATCAAGGACACGGCGATCGCCACCGTGATCGCGGTGCCGGAACTCATGCACAAGGCAGAGACGATCGCGGGCCAGAGCTACCGGCCCATTGAAGTGTTCACGGCGGTGATCATCGCGTACTTCGTGATTCTGTTCCCGGTCACGCGCGGGGTGGATCGTCTTTATCAACGCTATGCACACCTGGGGCGGTCATGA
- a CDS encoding helix-turn-helix transcriptional regulator, which yields MTTSPQGTAPQDGSPLRRQALGEFVRSARSRITPRMAGLPEGMRRRTPGLRREEVAQLCGISVTWYTWIEQGREVSVSPSVWSRIAGVLQLARAERAYLFDLADCADPQHARDDAGAAPGPLQECVDAINAPAYVLDRAWNVLACNAPLRDLFDHWPTRDPEPNLLRYIFLDPAARDLVVDWDQRARRVVAEFRADAGAHLDESAVLALLDTLNRQSPVFAHWWTRHAVVEREGGLREFQHPRDGKLAFQQITFRLATHPDLKLVMLLSGAAPEDR from the coding sequence ATGACTACTTCCCCCCAAGGCACGGCCCCCCAAGACGGATCGCCCCTGCGCCGCCAGGCACTGGGCGAATTCGTGCGCAGCGCGCGGTCCCGCATCACCCCGCGCATGGCCGGGCTGCCCGAAGGCATGCGGCGGCGCACGCCTGGCCTGCGGCGCGAAGAGGTCGCGCAGTTGTGCGGCATCAGCGTCACTTGGTACACGTGGATCGAACAAGGGCGCGAGGTCTCGGTGTCGCCGTCCGTGTGGTCGCGCATTGCGGGCGTGCTGCAATTGGCGCGCGCGGAACGCGCCTACCTGTTCGATTTGGCTGACTGCGCCGACCCCCAACACGCGCGCGATGACGCGGGCGCCGCGCCCGGCCCCTTGCAGGAATGCGTGGACGCGATCAACGCGCCGGCCTATGTGCTGGACCGTGCCTGGAACGTGCTGGCCTGTAACGCGCCGCTGCGCGACCTGTTCGACCACTGGCCCACGCGCGACCCCGAACCCAACCTGCTGCGCTACATCTTCCTGGACCCGGCCGCCCGTGATCTGGTGGTCGACTGGGACCAGCGCGCGCGCCGCGTCGTGGCGGAGTTTCGCGCCGACGCGGGCGCGCATCTGGACGAGTCCGCCGTGCTGGCCTTGCTGGACACGCTGAATCGCCAAAGCCCCGTCTTCGCCCATTGGTGGACGCGCCACGCCGTGGTGGAACGCGAAGGGGGCTTGCGCGAATTCCAGCATCCGCGCGACGGCAAGCTGGCGTTTCAGCAGATCACGTTCCGGCTGGCCACGCATCCGGACTTGAAGCTGGTGATGTTGTTGAGCGGGGCGGCGCCTGAAGACCGGTAG
- a CDS encoding amino acid ABC transporter ATP-binding protein — MNDMILEHAPAVAGAAASAAARKGADQPPVLVYEHVRKVYGDFVALSDVSLQVNKGEVMCLIGPSGSGKSTLLRCTNALEKLDGGRVLLDGVALPESESDVRRVRQRMGMVFQSFELFPHKSALDNVAMGPITVLGMSPEAARARAMALLEKVGLAAKAGSFPANLSGGQQQRVAIARALAMEPEVMLFDEPTSALDPETVGEVLNVMKKLAQEGMTMIVVTHEMSFARRVANWVVVFENGAILEQGPPTQIFDNPQVARTRDFLSHLGWEG; from the coding sequence ATGAACGACATGATCCTGGAACACGCGCCGGCCGTGGCAGGCGCCGCCGCTTCCGCCGCCGCGCGCAAGGGCGCGGACCAGCCGCCTGTGCTGGTCTATGAACACGTGCGCAAGGTCTACGGCGATTTCGTCGCGCTGAGCGACGTGTCGCTGCAAGTGAACAAGGGCGAAGTGATGTGCCTGATCGGGCCGTCCGGCTCGGGCAAGTCGACCCTGCTGCGTTGCACTAACGCGCTGGAAAAGCTGGATGGTGGCCGTGTGCTGCTGGACGGCGTGGCGCTGCCCGAATCGGAATCCGACGTGCGCCGGGTGCGCCAGCGGATGGGCATGGTGTTCCAGAGCTTTGAGCTGTTTCCGCACAAGTCGGCGCTGGACAACGTGGCGATGGGCCCCATTACGGTGCTGGGCATGTCGCCCGAGGCTGCCCGCGCCCGCGCCATGGCGCTGCTGGAAAAGGTGGGGCTGGCGGCCAAGGCCGGCAGCTTTCCCGCCAATCTGTCGGGTGGGCAGCAGCAGCGCGTGGCGATTGCGCGCGCGCTGGCGATGGAGCCCGAAGTGATGCTGTTCGATGAGCCCACGTCGGCGCTGGATCCCGAAACCGTGGGCGAAGTGCTGAACGTGATGAAGAAGCTGGCGCAGGAAGGCATGACGATGATCGTTGTGACGCATGAAATGAGCTTTGCCCGGCGCGTGGCCAATTGGGTGGTGGTGTTCGAGAACGGCGCCATCCTTGAACAAGGCCCGCCCACGCAGATTTTCGATAACCCGCAAGTCGCCCGCACCCGGGACTTCCTCAGCCACCTGGGCTGGGAAGGCTAG
- a CDS encoding L-idonate 5-dehydrogenase, translating to MLNCAIHGAQDLRLTEQAPEPLGATQVRVGIKAVGICGSDLHYYRHGKVGDFVIREPLTPGHEAAGQVLEVGAAVTSVKPGDRVALDPARTCGVCRYCRQGDSNHCEAVHFFGSASKYPHMQGAMREQVVVEARQCLPVPDGLSFELAAFGEPLAVALHAVRSAGSLLGKSVMVVGAGPIGALTLMAARLAGASQVTVVDIVDETLATCARVGATRTINAATDPAAIDALAAGKGTIDVCFEASGNYAGLANCIRATRPRGVIVTVGTLNGSSEQCPFNQIMVKSLSVIGSFRFVDEYAWAVDYLSRGVLDVSPLLTAAVPVQNVHAAFALAADRHQAMKVMVTF from the coding sequence ATGTTGAATTGCGCGATTCACGGGGCCCAGGACCTGCGCCTGACCGAACAGGCGCCCGAGCCGTTGGGCGCGACACAGGTGCGGGTGGGCATCAAGGCCGTGGGCATCTGCGGGTCCGACCTGCATTACTACCGACACGGCAAGGTGGGCGACTTCGTCATCCGCGAACCGCTGACGCCGGGGCACGAGGCGGCCGGCCAGGTGCTGGAGGTGGGCGCGGCCGTTACCAGCGTCAAGCCGGGCGACCGCGTGGCGCTGGACCCCGCGCGCACCTGCGGCGTGTGCCGCTATTGCCGCCAGGGCGATTCCAACCATTGCGAAGCAGTGCATTTTTTTGGCAGCGCCAGCAAGTATCCGCACATGCAGGGCGCAATGCGCGAGCAGGTAGTGGTAGAGGCCAGGCAGTGCCTGCCGGTGCCAGACGGCCTGTCGTTCGAACTGGCCGCCTTTGGCGAACCGCTGGCCGTGGCGCTGCACGCGGTGCGCAGTGCCGGCAGCCTGCTGGGCAAGTCGGTGATGGTGGTGGGCGCCGGCCCCATCGGCGCGCTGACCTTGATGGCGGCGCGGCTGGCGGGCGCCAGCCAGGTGACGGTGGTGGACATCGTGGACGAAACGCTGGCCACCTGCGCGCGCGTGGGCGCCACCCGCACCATCAACGCCGCCACCGACCCCGCCGCCATCGATGCGCTGGCGGCGGGCAAGGGCACCATCGACGTGTGCTTCGAAGCGTCGGGCAATTACGCCGGGCTGGCCAACTGCATACGCGCCACGCGCCCGCGCGGCGTGATCGTCACCGTGGGCACCTTGAATGGCAGCAGCGAACAGTGCCCCTTCAACCAGATCATGGTCAAGAGCCTGTCGGTGATCGGCAGCTTCCGCTTTGTCGACGAATACGCCTGGGCCGTGGATTACCTGAGCCGTGGCGTGCTGGACGTGTCGCCCCTGTTGACGGCGGCGGTGCCGGTGCAGAACGTGCATGCCGCGTTCGCGCTGGCGGCCGACCGGCATCAGGCAATGAAAGTGATGGTGACGTTCTGA
- a CDS encoding substrate-binding periplasmic protein: protein MQQQDKGNGALTRLVAAAELATSAVLATSAVLATSAVLAVALLAVSLSASAQTAPAPGQSPRVDAIRKAGELRVGVLQNAPWLIQDVSGKSGEAWTGPAWLLAKETARQLGVKLTAIPVSHETKVPVLAANQVDMTISPLAETADRLKVVDFVLYSATSVCMFGRAGNDKLARVKSVDDLNQPDITIAYFTGGAEEAWVKERFPRARLRAVANSGATAPIEEIMAKRADAAPINRVPWVGLNHKVRGLVVFPAEANCQHSTEKASPVGLAVDKNQPEFLAWLRQVAQAMKSTLLADETRIIEQSK from the coding sequence ATGCAGCAGCAGGACAAGGGAAACGGCGCGCTGACGCGCCTGGTGGCCGCCGCGGAGCTGGCGACCTCCGCGGTGCTGGCGACTTCTGCGGTGCTGGCGACCTCCGCGGTGCTGGCGGTGGCGCTGCTGGCGGTGTCGCTGTCGGCCAGCGCGCAGACGGCGCCCGCGCCCGGCCAAAGCCCGCGCGTGGATGCGATTCGCAAAGCCGGTGAACTGCGCGTGGGTGTATTGCAAAACGCACCTTGGCTGATCCAGGATGTGTCCGGCAAAAGCGGCGAGGCCTGGACCGGCCCCGCCTGGCTGCTGGCCAAGGAAACCGCGCGCCAACTCGGCGTCAAGCTGACCGCCATTCCTGTCTCGCACGAGACCAAGGTGCCGGTGCTGGCGGCCAACCAGGTCGACATGACCATCAGCCCGCTGGCCGAGACGGCCGACCGCCTGAAGGTGGTGGACTTCGTGCTGTATTCCGCCACCAGCGTCTGCATGTTCGGCCGCGCGGGCAACGACAAGCTGGCCCGCGTCAAATCGGTTGACGACCTGAACCAACCCGACATCACCATCGCGTACTTCACGGGCGGCGCCGAAGAGGCCTGGGTGAAGGAACGGTTCCCGCGCGCACGGCTGCGTGCCGTTGCCAATTCCGGGGCCACGGCGCCGATCGAGGAAATCATGGCCAAGCGCGCCGACGCCGCGCCGATCAACCGCGTGCCGTGGGTGGGGCTGAACCACAAGGTGCGTGGCCTGGTGGTTTTTCCCGCCGAGGCGAACTGCCAGCACAGCACCGAAAAGGCATCGCCGGTGGGGCTGGCGGTGGACAAGAACCAGCCGGAATTCCTGGCCTGGCTGCGGCAGGTGGCCCAGGCGATGAAGTCCACCTTGCTGGCTGACGAAACCCGCATCATCGAACAGAGCAAGTAG
- a CDS encoding amino acid ABC transporter permease, translated as MNLDWGIIWDSRNLLLQGAAMTIMLTVVTMVLAVPGGIVLALMRLSSNRVANGIAVAIVEFFRNLPLILVIYWAFYVMPMALDVQFSAVTTALVALVLNVSAYNSETFRAGINSIRKGQMEAALAMGMSRHQAMFKVLIPQAGRRILPVLASTWISLFKDTSLVSVIAVSELAYASMQVRAQSFRVLEMLTAMAVIYWLMGYPQAKLVDWVHRKYGVKE; from the coding sequence ATGAATCTGGACTGGGGAATCATCTGGGATTCGCGCAACCTGCTGCTGCAAGGCGCGGCGATGACCATCATGTTGACGGTGGTGACGATGGTGCTGGCCGTGCCGGGTGGCATCGTGCTGGCGCTGATGCGGCTGTCGTCCAACCGTGTCGCCAACGGCATCGCGGTGGCCATCGTGGAGTTCTTTCGCAACCTGCCGCTGATCCTGGTGATCTATTGGGCGTTCTACGTCATGCCGATGGCGCTGGATGTGCAGTTCTCGGCGGTGACCACCGCGCTGGTCGCGCTGGTGCTGAACGTGTCCGCCTACAACTCGGAAACGTTTCGCGCCGGCATCAACTCCATCCGCAAGGGCCAGATGGAAGCCGCGCTGGCGATGGGCATGTCGCGCCACCAGGCGATGTTCAAGGTGCTGATCCCGCAGGCCGGGCGGCGCATCCTGCCGGTGCTGGCCAGCACCTGGATTTCGCTGTTCAAGGATACGTCGCTGGTGTCGGTGATCGCGGTCAGCGAACTGGCGTACGCCTCGATGCAAGTGCGCGCGCAGAGCTTTCGCGTGCTGGAAATGCTGACCGCGATGGCGGTGATCTATTGGCTGATGGGCTATCCGCAAGCCAAGCTGGTTGACTGGGTCCATCGCAAATACGGAGTCAAGGAATGA
- a CDS encoding class I SAM-dependent methyltransferase, producing MTASTHDAAVDRQFSPRATAYLTSAVHAQGEDLLQMAGIARQHPQARVLDLGCGGGHVSFHVAPEVKDVTAYDLSQQMLDVVAGEAAKRSLANLATRQGKAEYLPFADGEFDLVMSRYSTHHWQDAGRGLREAFRVLKPGGIAVFADVVSPGEPLLDTWLQTIEVLRDTSHVRDYSVAEWTRMLTEAGFTLQGLSPRRLPLEFQTWVTRMRTPDTLVAALRHMFSIAPDVVRAHFDVQEDGSFTSDTATIVVKKPG from the coding sequence ATGACCGCCAGCACCCACGACGCCGCCGTCGACCGCCAGTTCAGCCCCCGCGCCACCGCGTACCTGACCAGCGCCGTCCACGCCCAGGGCGAAGACCTGCTGCAAATGGCCGGCATCGCCCGCCAACACCCCCAGGCGCGCGTGCTGGACCTGGGCTGTGGCGGCGGCCACGTGAGCTTTCACGTGGCGCCCGAGGTCAAGGACGTGACCGCCTACGACCTGTCCCAGCAAATGTTGGACGTGGTGGCGGGCGAAGCCGCCAAGCGCAGCCTGGCCAACCTGGCCACGCGCCAGGGCAAGGCCGAATACCTGCCCTTTGCGGATGGCGAGTTCGACCTGGTGATGTCGCGCTATTCCACGCACCACTGGCAAGACGCCGGCCGGGGCCTGCGCGAAGCGTTTCGCGTGCTCAAGCCCGGCGGCATCGCCGTGTTTGCCGACGTGGTGTCGCCCGGCGAGCCGCTGCTGGACACCTGGCTGCAAACGATAGAAGTGCTGCGCGACACGTCCCACGTGCGTGACTACTCGGTGGCCGAATGGACGCGCATGCTGACCGAGGCCGGCTTCACGTTGCAGGGCCTGTCACCGCGCCGCCTGCCGCTGGAATTCCAGACCTGGGTCACGCGCATGCGCACCCCGGACACGCTGGTGGCGGCGCTGCGCCATATGTTCAGCATTGCGCCTGATGTGGTGCGCGCGCATTTCGACGTGCAAGAGGACGGCTCGTTCACCAGCGATACGGCCACGATCGTGGTGAAGAAGCCGGGCTGA